In Rhea pennata isolate bPtePen1 chromosome 22, bPtePen1.pri, whole genome shotgun sequence, a single genomic region encodes these proteins:
- the ANGPTL7 gene encoding angiopoietin-related protein 7: MPARSTTPLVWFCIITVSVAIYPAALLQKPPKRRTVNGNAQSKMTGCCDEIKELKLQLANLSRMLQELSKKQEGDWVNVVMQVMELEGSTKQMESRLIDAESKYSEMNNQIDIMQLQAAQTVTQTSAVDAVYDCSSLYQRNYRISGVYKLPPDEFLGSPDLEVFCDMETDGGGWTVIQRRKVGLTSFNRDWKQYKEGFGNIRGDFWLGNENIYRLSRRPTVLRVELEDWEGNIRYAQYKQFTLSNELNSYRLFVGNYTGNTGRDSLRYHNNTAFSTKDKDNDKCVDDCAQFRKGGYWYNCCTDSNLNGVYYRKGEHTKNMDGITWYGWHGSTYSLKRVEMKIRPEDFKP, translated from the exons ATGCCAGCAAGATCCACTACCCCACTGGTGTGGTTCTGCATTATCACAGTATCTGTGGCAATCTatccagcagcactgctgcagaagcCTCCTAAAAGGAGAACAGTCAATGGGAATGCACAGTCCAAGATGACAGGCTGCTGCGATGAGATTAAAGAGCTCAAGCTGCAGCTGGCCAACCTGAGCAGaatgctgcaggagctgagcaAGAAGCAGGAGGGCGACTGGGTGAATGTGGTCATGCAGGTGATGGAGCTGGAAGGAAGCACCAAGCAGATGGAGTCCCGCCTCATTGATGCCGAGAGTAAATACTCCGAAATGAACAACCAGATAGACATTATGCAACTCCAAGCAGCTCAGACGGTCACACAAACTTCAGCTG TAGATGCTGTCTATGACTGTTCATCACTTTATCAGAGGAACTACCGAATCTCTGGTGTTTACAAGCTACCCCCTGATGAATTTCTGGGGAGTCCAGATCTAGAG GTGTTCTGTGACATGGAAACAGATGGAGGTGGCTGGACTGTCATCCAAAGACGCAAAGTTGGTTTGACATCTTTCAATAGGGACTGGAAGCAATACAAGGAAGGATTTGGCAATATTCGGGGAGATTTTTGGCtaggaaatgaaaatatctaCCGGCTTTCAAGACGTCCCACTGTTCTGCGAGTGGAGTTGGAG GACTGGGAAGGTAACATACGCTACGCACAATATAAACAATTCACCCTGAGCAACGAATTAAACAGCTACCGTCTTTTTGTGGGGAACTACACTGGCAACACAGGGCGTGACTCCCTAAGGTACCACAACAACACAGCCTTCAGCACAAAGGACAAGGACAACGACAAGTGCGTGGACGACTGTGCCCAGTTCCGTAAAG gtGGATATTGGTACaactgctgcacagattccAACCTGAATGGGGTTTACTACCGCAAAGGAGAACACACCAAAAACATGGATGGCATCACCTGGTATGGCTGGCATGGATCAACCTACTCCCTGAAAAGAGTGGAGATGAAGATACGGCCGGAGGATTTCAAACCTTAG